Proteins from a genomic interval of Amycolatopsis sp. cg13:
- a CDS encoding SAM-dependent methyltransferase: MTGSSSPLSPSQVPVGVDPNRPSIARIYDGFLGGSHHYEVDRAVMEKISTAVPEAVHIARGNRGFHNRVLRMLASQTDIRQFLDCGSGLPTAENTHQIVQRYHRDAHVVYVDNDPVVLAHGRALLEDNDFTHMVEADIFEPQAVLQHETVREYLDFSEPIALLHIGTMHHYEGDGAIDVMREYIDALAPGSYVAMAHFYDPEVPELTAVAKRIEEILVSGPLGAGRFRTRAEIEAMLPGLELLPPSRTDGPGLSVADEWWQDGPRLKPLSDAARCVAGVVGRKV, from the coding sequence ATGACCGGCTCGTCGTCCCCGTTGTCGCCCAGCCAGGTGCCGGTGGGGGTGGACCCGAACCGCCCGAGCATCGCGCGGATCTACGACGGGTTCCTCGGCGGGAGCCACCACTACGAGGTGGACCGCGCGGTGATGGAGAAGATCAGCACCGCGGTACCCGAGGCGGTGCACATCGCGCGCGGCAACCGCGGCTTCCACAACCGCGTGCTGCGGATGCTGGCGAGCCAGACCGACATCCGCCAGTTCCTCGACTGCGGTTCCGGCCTGCCGACGGCCGAGAACACCCACCAGATCGTGCAGCGCTACCACCGCGACGCGCACGTGGTGTACGTCGACAACGACCCGGTGGTCCTCGCGCACGGCCGCGCGCTGCTGGAGGACAACGACTTCACGCACATGGTCGAGGCGGACATCTTCGAGCCGCAGGCCGTGCTGCAGCACGAAACGGTGCGCGAGTACCTCGACTTCTCGGAGCCGATCGCGCTGCTGCACATCGGCACGATGCACCACTACGAGGGCGACGGCGCGATCGACGTGATGCGCGAGTACATCGACGCCCTCGCGCCCGGTTCGTATGTCGCGATGGCGCATTTCTACGACCCCGAGGTGCCCGAGCTGACCGCGGTGGCGAAGCGGATCGAGGAGATCCTCGTGTCCGGCCCGCTGGGCGCCGGGCGGTTCCGGACCCGTGCGGAGATCGAGGCGATGCTGCCCGGTCTGGAACTTCTCCCGCCGAGCCGTACGGACGGCCCCGGCCTGTCGGTCGCGGACGAGTGGTGGCAGGACGGGCCGAGGCTGAAGCCGCTGAGCGACGCGGCCCGGTGCGTGGCGGGTGTGGTGGGCCGGAAGGTCTAA
- a CDS encoding IS5 family transposase, with translation MCVCSCKPVYGSSLTDAQWAVIEPLLPRRHPGLGGRPRVHSRRLVIDTISYVLVSGCAWRLAPRDLAPWTTAYRVFAAWTADGTWARVHDVLRDKVRERDGRDPRPSAAVLDSQSVKTVEGGEQIGYDAGKRVRGRKRHVLVDTLGLILGVAVTSASVQDRPGARRILTGIRRAFPRLELVWVDGGYVNSKDTTLVGWARESENIEIVAVPRNADVKGFQVLPRRWVVERTFGWLTRCRRLTRDYERKTAHAEAMIQFAMIRLMAARLADEHIEPSGPIETEAARRLAEDTND, from the coding sequence GTGTGCGTGTGTTCGTGTAAGCCGGTGTATGGCTCGTCGTTGACGGATGCGCAGTGGGCGGTGATCGAGCCGCTGCTGCCGAGGAGGCATCCGGGTCTGGGCGGGCGTCCGCGGGTGCATTCGCGTCGGCTGGTGATCGACACGATCAGCTATGTGCTGGTCAGCGGGTGCGCGTGGCGGCTGGCGCCGCGTGATCTCGCGCCGTGGACCACCGCGTATCGGGTGTTCGCGGCCTGGACCGCGGACGGCACCTGGGCCCGGGTGCACGACGTGCTGCGCGACAAGGTGCGCGAGCGCGACGGCCGGGACCCGCGGCCGTCGGCGGCGGTGCTGGACTCGCAGTCGGTGAAAACCGTCGAAGGCGGGGAGCAGATCGGCTACGACGCGGGGAAACGGGTGCGGGGCCGCAAACGGCATGTCCTGGTCGACACGCTCGGGCTGATCCTGGGCGTGGCCGTGACCTCGGCGTCGGTGCAGGACCGGCCCGGAGCCCGCCGGATCCTGACCGGGATCCGGCGGGCCTTTCCCCGGCTCGAGCTGGTGTGGGTCGACGGCGGCTACGTCAACTCCAAAGACACCACCCTCGTTGGATGGGCCCGCGAGAGCGAGAACATCGAGATCGTCGCGGTGCCCCGCAACGCCGATGTGAAAGGGTTCCAGGTGCTGCCCCGCCGGTGGGTGGTGGAACGAACCTTCGGCTGGCTCACGAGGTGCAGACGCTTGACCCGCGACTACGAACGCAAAACCGCCCACGCCGAAGCCATGATCCAATTCGCGATGATCCGGCTCATGGCCGCCCGCCTCGCCGACGAACACATCGAACCCTCCGGCCCCATCGAAACCGAAGCAGCCCGCCGCCTAGCCGAAGACACCAACGACTAA
- a CDS encoding APC family permease, which yields MSEPTFVNSESGNLRRNLRRIDSIFLAIAAIISVDTIGQIATSGAEAVTWTAVLLVLFLFPYGLVMAELGSAFPAEGGPFVWLRLAFGKLPAALGTLLYWITNPVWLGGSITFLAAATWQQYLVPASPGGFADYAFKLVFIWLAILGAVVSLRYGKWFIAAGALLKVGLVVLFAVTAAIYAARHGVHGSLAFSPTIGGFLAVVPVLMFALVGFEAPNGAAEEMHNPRRDVPVTVGVSGLVSALCYLVPVFGIVLVMPADKINGLGGFLDAVRQVFSVYGGASGTMLTIAAVVFVFVLLNQGCSWMIASDRIQAMAAVDGAFPRWFGAFHPKLNTPLRVNLLSGVVATVFTVVATIVQSSSASAVFAVVLNIAVSTLLLSYLLIFPTILVLRRKYPSVERPFRVPGGRIGLWVSSVLIYAWILLGAWQTVVPGVLDRALGVPYDFEATWGVSRLTFELFTAGTLAVLIGFGFVGYLVARRQPAPVAEVPQPTTA from the coding sequence GTGTCCGAACCCACCTTCGTCAACAGCGAATCCGGAAACCTGCGGCGGAATCTGCGCCGGATCGACTCGATCTTCCTCGCGATCGCGGCCATCATCTCGGTGGACACCATCGGCCAGATCGCGACTTCGGGGGCGGAGGCGGTCACCTGGACCGCCGTGCTCCTGGTGCTGTTCCTGTTCCCGTACGGGCTGGTCATGGCCGAACTCGGCAGCGCTTTCCCGGCGGAAGGCGGGCCGTTCGTCTGGCTGCGGCTCGCCTTCGGGAAGCTGCCCGCCGCGCTCGGCACGCTGCTGTACTGGATCACCAATCCGGTGTGGCTGGGCGGATCGATCACCTTCCTCGCGGCGGCGACCTGGCAGCAGTACCTGGTTCCAGCCTCGCCGGGCGGGTTCGCGGACTACGCGTTCAAGCTGGTCTTCATCTGGCTGGCGATCCTCGGCGCGGTGGTGAGCCTCCGGTACGGGAAGTGGTTCATCGCCGCGGGTGCGCTGCTGAAGGTGGGTCTGGTGGTGCTTTTCGCCGTCACCGCGGCGATCTACGCGGCTCGCCACGGCGTCCACGGTTCGCTGGCCTTCTCGCCGACTATCGGCGGATTCCTTGCTGTGGTGCCGGTGTTGATGTTCGCCCTAGTGGGTTTCGAGGCGCCCAACGGTGCCGCCGAGGAGATGCACAACCCGCGTCGCGATGTCCCGGTCACGGTCGGGGTTTCGGGCCTCGTGTCGGCGTTGTGCTATCTGGTGCCAGTGTTCGGCATCGTGCTGGTGATGCCCGCGGACAAGATCAACGGACTGGGCGGTTTCCTCGACGCGGTGCGCCAGGTGTTCTCCGTCTACGGCGGCGCTTCGGGCACGATGCTGACGATCGCCGCCGTCGTGTTCGTCTTCGTCCTGCTGAACCAGGGCTGCTCGTGGATGATCGCTTCGGACCGCATTCAGGCGATGGCCGCCGTCGACGGGGCGTTCCCGCGGTGGTTCGGGGCTTTCCATCCGAAGCTGAACACGCCGTTGCGGGTCAACCTGCTTTCCGGCGTGGTCGCGACTGTGTTCACCGTGGTGGCGACGATCGTGCAGAGCAGTTCGGCTTCAGCGGTGTTCGCGGTGGTGCTCAATATCGCGGTGAGCACGTTGCTCTTGTCGTACCTGCTGATCTTCCCGACGATCCTGGTGCTGCGGCGGAAGTACCCGTCGGTCGAGCGCCCGTTCCGGGTGCCGGGCGGACGGATCGGGCTGTGGGTGAGTTCGGTGCTGATCTACGCGTGGATCCTGCTCGGCGCTTGGCAGACCGTGGTGCCCGGGGTGCTCGACCGGGCGCTCGGGGTGCCGTACGACTTCGAGGCGACGTGGGGCGTGTCGAGGTTGACCTTCGAGCTGTTCACGGCGGGGACCTTGGCGGTGCTGATCGGGTTCGGGTTCGTCGGCTACCTGGTCGCCCGTCGACAGCCCGCGCCGGTCGCGGAAGTCCCGCAACCGACCACGGCTTAG
- a CDS encoding dipeptide ABC transporter ATP-binding protein, which yields MSEQLLSLRDVSIRFGDAAAVREVSFEVHPGEVVALVGESGSGKSVTALSLLGLLPDTATVTGSAVLDGRDLYTVDGPALRAVRGGEIGMVFQEPMSALNPVFRIGTQLVDAVRAHRKVSRAVARERARELLELVELDARRVLRAYPHELSGGQLQRVVIAIALIHDPKLLIADEPTTALDVTVQAGILQLLRSLRDRLGTAILLVTHDMGVVADVADRVVVLRDGQVVEQNTAAGLFASPQADYTRELLDSVLSLGSAPAGAVRPTSAPLVSVTDLAVTYRVGGGAPPVRAVDGVSLTIGTDEVLGLVGESGSGKSTISSVLTGLVSPSAGTVQVDGVDIARASARQRREIRRQIGIVFQNPASALNPRATIGASIAEPLVVHGERGEHRERVAELLSAVRLDPSWSGRYPHELSGGQRQRVGIARALALRPRLLIADEPTSALDVSVQASVLDLLADLQRELAFACLFISHDLAVVERVADRVVVLHHGKVVEEGPVASVLGSPREDYTRRLVAAAPVADPERQRERREAWRALAG from the coding sequence GTGTCCGAGCAGCTGCTGTCCCTGCGCGACGTCTCGATCCGGTTCGGCGACGCCGCCGCCGTTCGCGAGGTGAGCTTCGAGGTGCACCCCGGCGAGGTCGTCGCCCTCGTCGGGGAATCCGGTTCCGGCAAGTCGGTCACCGCGCTGTCGCTGCTCGGCCTGCTGCCGGACACCGCGACGGTGACCGGTTCCGCGGTGCTCGACGGCCGCGATCTGTACACAGTGGACGGTCCGGCGCTGCGCGCGGTGCGCGGCGGCGAGATCGGCATGGTGTTCCAGGAGCCGATGAGCGCGCTGAACCCGGTGTTCCGGATCGGCACGCAGCTCGTGGACGCGGTCCGGGCGCATCGGAAAGTATCCCGGGCGGTGGCGCGGGAACGGGCCCGTGAGCTGCTGGAGCTCGTGGAACTGGACGCGCGGCGCGTGCTGCGCGCCTACCCGCACGAGCTGTCCGGCGGGCAGCTGCAGCGGGTCGTCATCGCGATCGCGCTGATCCACGACCCGAAGCTGCTGATCGCGGACGAGCCGACGACCGCGCTGGACGTCACCGTGCAAGCCGGGATCCTGCAGCTGCTGCGGTCGCTGCGGGACCGGCTCGGCACGGCGATTCTGCTGGTGACCCACGACATGGGCGTGGTCGCGGACGTCGCGGACCGGGTCGTGGTGCTGCGCGACGGGCAGGTGGTCGAGCAGAACACGGCGGCCGGATTGTTCGCCTCGCCGCAAGCCGACTACACGCGGGAACTGCTGGATTCGGTGCTGTCACTGGGTTCTGCGCCTGCTGGTGCGGTGCGCCCGACGTCGGCTCCGCTGGTCTCGGTGACGGATCTGGCGGTGACCTACCGGGTCGGCGGCGGCGCTCCGCCGGTGCGCGCGGTCGACGGCGTGTCCTTGACCATCGGAACCGACGAGGTGCTCGGCCTCGTCGGCGAATCCGGTTCGGGCAAGAGCACGATCTCGTCCGTGCTGACCGGATTGGTCTCGCCCTCGGCGGGCACCGTGCAGGTCGACGGCGTGGACATCGCGCGGGCGTCGGCCCGGCAGCGACGGGAAATCCGGCGGCAGATCGGGATCGTGTTCCAGAACCCGGCGTCCGCGCTCAACCCGCGCGCGACGATCGGCGCGAGCATCGCCGAGCCCTTGGTGGTGCACGGCGAACGCGGCGAGCACCGGGAGCGGGTTGCGGAACTTCTCTCCGCCGTGCGCCTGGATCCAAGCTGGAGCGGCCGGTACCCGCATGAGCTGTCCGGCGGGCAACGGCAACGGGTCGGGATCGCGCGGGCGTTGGCGCTGCGGCCGCGGCTGCTGATCGCGGACGAGCCGACGAGCGCGCTGGACGTCTCGGTGCAGGCTTCGGTGCTGGACCTGCTCGCGGACCTGCAACGGGAACTGGCGTTCGCGTGCCTGTTCATCAGTCACGACCTGGCGGTGGTGGAGCGGGTCGCGGACCGGGTTGTGGTGCTGCATCACGGCAAGGTGGTCGAGGAGGGTCCGGTGGCGTCGGTGCTGGGCTCGCCGCGGGAGGACTACACGCGGCGTTTGGTCGCGGCGGCGCCGGTCGCGGACCCGGAACGGCAGCGGGAACGCCGGGAGGCTTGGCGCGCGCTGGCCGGCTGA
- a CDS encoding ABC transporter permease: protein MNRTLRFVGIRLLGMLGVLLVVSFGTFAVFYLLPTDPAFMSCGKPCTPENLALAREFMGFDKPWIQQYFDFLGGIFTGRTFGTGVTAIVCSAPCFGYSFQQSEPVLALIGDRLPITVSLAIGASVIWLIAGVATGVFSALRRGKFADRAAMTVTLAGVSAPAYLVGLLGILLFGFTLDVVPVSGYVTFAQSPVDWAWHLVLPWLVLAFINAAVYARLSRGQMLEIMGEDFIRTARAVGLPERTVVGKYALRNVLLPVVTVFAVDLGALLGGAVITERVFALPGLGGLLVDAVHQVDLPVLMGVSLFAAFFVVLANFAVDVLYGVLDPRARLGS, encoded by the coding sequence GTGAATCGCACTCTGCGTTTCGTGGGCATCCGCCTGCTGGGGATGCTCGGCGTGCTGCTCGTGGTCAGCTTCGGCACCTTCGCGGTGTTCTACCTGCTGCCCACCGACCCGGCGTTCATGTCCTGCGGCAAGCCGTGCACGCCGGAGAACCTGGCGCTGGCCCGGGAGTTCATGGGCTTCGACAAACCGTGGATCCAGCAGTACTTCGACTTCCTCGGCGGCATCTTCACCGGCCGCACGTTCGGCACCGGCGTGACGGCGATCGTCTGCTCCGCGCCCTGCTTCGGGTATTCGTTCCAGCAGAGCGAACCCGTGCTGGCGCTGATCGGGGACCGGCTGCCGATCACGGTTTCGCTGGCGATCGGCGCGTCGGTGATCTGGCTGATCGCCGGCGTCGCGACCGGTGTGTTCTCCGCGCTGCGCCGCGGCAAGTTCGCCGACCGGGCCGCGATGACGGTGACGCTCGCCGGGGTGTCCGCGCCCGCGTATCTGGTGGGGCTGCTGGGAATTCTGCTCTTCGGCTTCACGCTCGACGTGGTGCCGGTGAGCGGGTACGTGACGTTCGCGCAGAGCCCGGTCGACTGGGCGTGGCACCTCGTGCTGCCGTGGCTGGTGCTGGCGTTCATCAACGCCGCGGTGTACGCCCGGCTCTCGCGCGGCCAGATGCTCGAAATCATGGGCGAGGACTTCATCCGCACCGCGCGGGCGGTCGGCCTGCCGGAGCGGACCGTCGTCGGGAAATACGCGCTGCGCAACGTGTTGCTGCCGGTGGTGACGGTGTTCGCGGTCGACCTCGGCGCGCTGCTCGGCGGCGCGGTGATCACCGAGCGGGTGTTCGCGCTGCCCGGTCTCGGCGGGCTGCTCGTCGACGCCGTGCACCAGGTGGACCTTCCGGTGCTGATGGGCGTCAGCCTGTTCGCCGCCTTCTTCGTCGTCCTCGCGAACTTCGCGGTGGACGTGCTCTACGGGGTCCTCGACCCCCGCGCTCGGCTCGGTTCTTGA
- a CDS encoding dihydrofolate reductase family protein, which produces MGKLLYSAAMSLDGFIAGPGGDMGWLAPYTEDASHDLAAEVGALLVGRRTFSGDDPYRGTEAEGKAFGGMWDGPQVVLTRGVAPAVPGVTFCSSLEEGVAAARAAAGEKTVNVLGASVGLACIDAGLLDEVEVMVMPVLLGGGVRLFERPGPPVRLELLSQEGTSLRYRVLR; this is translated from the coding sequence ATGGGAAAGCTGCTGTACTCCGCCGCGATGTCGCTGGACGGGTTCATCGCCGGGCCGGGCGGCGACATGGGATGGCTCGCGCCGTACACCGAGGACGCTTCGCACGACCTGGCTGCGGAGGTAGGCGCGCTGCTGGTCGGCCGCCGGACCTTCTCCGGCGACGACCCGTATCGCGGCACCGAGGCCGAGGGCAAGGCCTTCGGCGGCATGTGGGACGGGCCGCAGGTGGTGCTGACGCGGGGTGTCGCGCCAGCGGTGCCCGGGGTGACGTTCTGCTCCTCGCTGGAGGAAGGCGTCGCGGCGGCTAGGGCGGCGGCGGGGGAGAAGACGGTGAACGTGCTGGGCGCTTCGGTCGGGCTGGCTTGCATCGATGCTGGTCTGCTGGACGAGGTCGAGGTGATGGTGATGCCGGTGCTGCTCGGCGGCGGGGTGCGGCTGTTCGAGCGGCCGGGACCGCCGGTGCGGTTGGAGTTGCTGTCGCAGGAAGGGACGAGCCTCCGGTACCGCGTGCTGCGCTAG
- a CDS encoding ABC transporter permease codes for MSDILSPGGAGVPAAAPASRNLWRALRHDRWAQASAVVIVLVIVTALAAPLLALIEGQDPYTYQTELLNPADGTGAGFLGGISGSHWFGVEPLTGRDLFAVVAYGARTSFLIGLAATAVSMLLGVLLGASAGYVGGWWDTVVSRVTDVLLGFPQLIFMIALGAVAPQSIPRPLLLIAVIGLFGWPRVARVVRAQTLSLRNRDFVKAARALGAGGVHVFRRELLPNLWAPIIVLATVSIPANIGLEAALSFLGVGIPPPTPSWGRSISDAINWVQTDPMFLIFPGAALFIATLAFNMLGDGLRDALDPKTAVRR; via the coding sequence TTGTCCGACATCCTGTCCCCGGGCGGCGCTGGGGTCCCGGCGGCCGCACCGGCCTCCCGGAATCTGTGGCGCGCGCTGCGGCACGACCGCTGGGCGCAAGCCAGCGCAGTCGTCATCGTGCTGGTGATCGTCACCGCCCTAGCGGCTCCTCTGCTCGCCCTGATCGAGGGCCAGGATCCGTACACCTACCAAACCGAACTGCTCAATCCGGCCGACGGCACCGGCGCGGGATTCCTCGGCGGGATCAGCGGAAGCCACTGGTTCGGCGTCGAACCGCTGACCGGACGGGACCTCTTCGCGGTCGTCGCATACGGCGCGCGCACGTCGTTCCTGATCGGGCTCGCCGCGACCGCGGTGTCGATGCTCCTGGGCGTGCTGCTCGGGGCGAGCGCCGGATACGTCGGCGGCTGGTGGGACACCGTGGTGAGCCGGGTGACCGACGTGCTGCTCGGGTTCCCGCAGCTGATCTTCATGATCGCGCTCGGTGCGGTCGCCCCGCAGTCGATCCCGCGGCCGCTGCTGCTGATCGCGGTGATCGGCCTGTTCGGCTGGCCGCGCGTGGCCCGGGTGGTCCGCGCGCAGACGCTGAGCCTGCGCAACCGCGACTTCGTCAAGGCGGCCCGTGCGCTCGGCGCGGGCGGCGTGCACGTGTTCCGCCGCGAGCTGCTGCCGAACCTCTGGGCGCCGATCATCGTGCTGGCGACGGTGAGCATCCCGGCCAACATCGGCCTGGAAGCCGCGCTGTCGTTCCTCGGCGTCGGCATCCCGCCGCCCACGCCGAGCTGGGGCCGTTCCATCAGCGACGCGATCAACTGGGTGCAGACAGATCCGATGTTCCTCATTTTCCCCGGCGCCGCGCTGTTCATCGCGACGCTGGCGTTCAACATGCTCGGCGACGGGCTGCGCGACGCGCTCGACCCGAAGACGGCGGTGCGCCGGTGA
- a CDS encoding ABC transporter substrate-binding protein, with amino-acid sequence MDRRDFLKALGITATVTGAGAFLAACNANEQSAGGGAVEVASGGTLYILSDTTSQHLDPAKSQNLAITTISLIHRRLTAWKTAADGPATVVPDLATDTGRASADGKTWTYTLKDGLKMADGTPITSAEIKYGIERSFDSAFSGGLSYHKNLLAGGPDYKGPFKGGELASIETPDPKTIVFHLARPYGDWPWIASMPAFAPVPKGKGTDATYDTKPVASGPYQVESYQKGVQVKFVRNPNWDGKTDLARTGLPDAVVIQMGQDTGVVAKRLLASQGNDAFAFGSSFVNPAQLAQIRTNPAAKNQLVTSKSGALAYLALNTKRGPLANPKVRQAFQYAVDKVAYQVAAAGSADLAGPIATTLITEGIAGREVYDLYSAPPNGDVAKAKQLLAEAGFPNGIDNLDFPVSTANNEADKAQAIQAALQRAGIRTKLRPLDDEAWTTLVTGNDGNYDLTLGSWQPDFPSANANIEPLFGTSEIGNGGYNQARYSVPEVDALIAQAQGTVDPTAAGKLWAKADKRIMQDSPVVPLIYTRNSFLHGAKVGNFAIGAFPAYPNYLQMGLAK; translated from the coding sequence ATGGATCGCAGGGACTTCCTGAAGGCGCTGGGCATCACCGCCACGGTCACCGGGGCAGGGGCGTTCCTCGCCGCGTGCAACGCGAACGAGCAGTCCGCCGGCGGCGGCGCGGTCGAGGTGGCGTCCGGCGGGACGCTGTACATCCTCAGCGACACCACGTCGCAGCACCTCGACCCGGCGAAGAGCCAGAACCTGGCGATCACCACGATCAGCCTGATCCACCGGCGGCTCACCGCGTGGAAGACCGCCGCGGACGGCCCGGCCACCGTGGTGCCGGACCTCGCCACCGACACCGGCCGGGCGAGCGCGGACGGCAAGACCTGGACGTACACGCTCAAGGACGGCCTGAAGATGGCCGACGGCACGCCGATCACCAGCGCCGAGATCAAGTACGGCATCGAGCGGTCGTTCGACTCCGCGTTCTCCGGCGGCCTGAGCTATCACAAGAACCTGCTCGCCGGCGGCCCCGACTACAAGGGCCCGTTCAAGGGCGGCGAACTGGCGTCGATCGAGACGCCGGACCCGAAGACGATCGTGTTCCACCTCGCCCGCCCGTACGGCGACTGGCCGTGGATCGCGAGCATGCCCGCGTTCGCCCCGGTGCCGAAGGGCAAGGGCACCGACGCGACTTATGACACGAAGCCGGTCGCGTCCGGCCCGTACCAGGTCGAGTCGTACCAGAAGGGCGTGCAGGTCAAGTTCGTCCGGAACCCGAACTGGGACGGCAAGACCGACCTCGCGCGCACCGGCCTGCCGGACGCGGTCGTGATCCAGATGGGCCAGGACACCGGCGTCGTCGCGAAGCGGCTGCTGGCGAGCCAGGGCAACGACGCGTTCGCGTTCGGCTCGTCGTTCGTGAACCCGGCGCAGCTGGCGCAGATCCGCACGAACCCGGCGGCGAAGAACCAGCTCGTCACGTCGAAGTCCGGCGCGCTGGCCTACCTCGCGCTGAACACCAAGCGCGGCCCGCTGGCGAATCCCAAGGTGCGCCAGGCGTTCCAGTACGCCGTGGACAAGGTCGCCTACCAGGTCGCCGCCGCGGGCAGCGCGGATCTGGCCGGTCCGATCGCCACGACGCTGATCACCGAGGGCATCGCCGGGCGCGAGGTGTACGACCTCTACTCGGCCCCGCCGAACGGCGACGTCGCGAAGGCGAAGCAGCTGCTCGCCGAGGCGGGTTTCCCGAACGGCATCGACAACCTGGACTTCCCGGTGTCGACGGCGAACAACGAAGCGGACAAGGCGCAGGCGATCCAGGCGGCGCTGCAGCGGGCCGGAATCCGCACGAAGCTGCGCCCGCTCGACGACGAGGCGTGGACGACGCTGGTCACCGGCAACGACGGCAACTACGACCTGACGCTGGGTTCGTGGCAGCCGGACTTCCCGAGCGCCAACGCCAACATCGAGCCGCTGTTCGGCACCTCGGAGATCGGCAACGGCGGGTACAACCAGGCGCGCTACTCGGTGCCCGAGGTGGACGCGCTGATCGCGCAGGCGCAGGGCACGGTCGACCCGACCGCGGCCGGGAAGCTGTGGGCCAAGGCGGACAAGCGGATCATGCAGGACTCGCCGGTGGTCCCGCTGATCTACACGCGCAACTCGTTCCTGCACGGCGCGAAAGTCGGCAATTTCGCGATCGGCGCGTTCCCGGCGTACCCGAACTACCTCCAGATGGGCCTGGCGAAGTAA
- a CDS encoding S1 family peptidase: MFRCSRRTLTGVLIAAAALLVSPPASAAGAAVNGGDAMYTVSPGPGREPYYCSAGFAILVKEVRYILTAGHCTEHGLDWKDIGRNVDSHFPVTDYGRVEDPSGSGHSQVDLYDGSTQRILRAGTPAVGQLVCRSGMTTKKTCGKVLGLNQTVNFGDGKQVVGTIATDIPVGAGDSGGPLFYAGVGYGVLSGGNNQVSFFQPLPPALAAYGATLA; this comes from the coding sequence ATGTTTCGCTGCTCGCGCCGCACGCTGACCGGAGTGCTGATCGCCGCGGCCGCTTTGCTGGTCAGCCCTCCTGCCTCGGCGGCCGGTGCGGCGGTGAACGGCGGCGACGCGATGTACACCGTGTCACCGGGGCCTGGCCGCGAGCCCTACTACTGCTCGGCGGGTTTCGCGATCCTCGTCAAGGAGGTCCGGTACATCCTCACCGCGGGGCACTGCACCGAGCACGGGCTCGATTGGAAAGACATCGGCCGCAACGTGGACAGCCACTTCCCGGTGACCGATTACGGCCGCGTCGAGGACCCGTCCGGCTCCGGGCACAGCCAGGTCGACCTCTACGACGGCAGCACCCAGCGAATCCTGCGCGCGGGCACGCCCGCGGTGGGACAGCTGGTGTGCCGGAGCGGCATGACCACGAAGAAGACGTGCGGGAAGGTCTTGGGCCTCAACCAGACCGTGAACTTCGGCGACGGCAAGCAGGTCGTCGGCACGATCGCCACCGACATCCCGGTCGGGGCCGGGGACAGCGGCGGCCCGTTGTTCTACGCCGGGGTCGGGTACGGGGTGTTGTCCGGCGGGAACAACCAGGTCAGCTTCTTCCAGCCGCTGCCGCCGGCGCTCGCCGCTTACGGGGCCACGCTCGCCTGA
- the pip gene encoding prolyl aminopeptidase, protein MRPFSVETDAAGMLDVGDSQQIYWDASGAGKPVLCVHGGPGGGGGDFGRNGFDPAKFRVVVFDQRGCGRSTPNVADPAVSLAHQTTAQLIADMEKLRVHLGIEKWLLYGGSWGTTLALAYAQRHPERVSGILLVATFTSSPDEVDWLYRGLRRLLPAQWEAFRAGAPDPDGDLLAGYSQLLASPDRAVQLRAARNWCAWEDAVISHEWVGGRTGQFSEGTDDELITLARLCAHYYGHHAFLEDDQLLRDIHLLHGIPAVLIHGRADLSAPLLKAWQLAQAWPDAELVVIEDAGHTGSPSMGTAVLEAITRFENR, encoded by the coding sequence ATGCGGCCGTTTTCGGTCGAAACCGACGCGGCTGGCATGCTCGATGTCGGCGACAGCCAGCAGATCTACTGGGACGCCAGCGGCGCGGGCAAACCGGTCCTGTGCGTGCACGGCGGCCCCGGCGGAGGCGGCGGCGACTTCGGCCGGAACGGCTTCGACCCGGCGAAATTCCGCGTCGTGGTGTTCGACCAGCGCGGCTGCGGACGGAGCACGCCGAACGTCGCGGATCCGGCGGTGAGCCTGGCGCACCAGACCACCGCGCAGCTGATCGCCGACATGGAGAAGCTGCGCGTCCACCTGGGCATCGAAAAATGGCTGCTCTACGGCGGTTCCTGGGGCACGACCCTCGCGCTGGCCTACGCGCAGCGGCATCCGGAACGCGTCAGCGGCATCCTGCTGGTCGCCACGTTCACCTCCTCGCCGGACGAGGTCGACTGGCTCTACCGCGGCCTCCGGCGGCTGCTGCCCGCGCAATGGGAAGCGTTCCGAGCGGGCGCCCCCGACCCGGACGGCGACCTCCTCGCCGGGTACTCGCAGCTCCTCGCCAGCCCGGACCGCGCCGTGCAGCTCCGCGCCGCGCGGAATTGGTGCGCCTGGGAAGACGCGGTGATCTCGCACGAGTGGGTCGGCGGCCGAACTGGCCAGTTCAGCGAGGGCACCGACGACGAACTGATCACGCTCGCCCGCCTCTGCGCGCACTACTACGGCCACCACGCGTTCCTCGAGGACGACCAACTGCTGCGCGACATCCATCTGCTGCATGGGATTCCGGCGGTGCTGATCCACGGCCGGGCGGATCTGAGCGCGCCGCTGCTGAAGGCGTGGCAGCTCGCCCAGGCTTGGCCAGACGCGGAGCTTGTGGTGATCGAGGACGCCGGACACACCGGGAGCCCGTCGATGGGGACGGCGGTTCTCGAGGCGATCACCCGGTTCGAGAATCGCTAG